One genomic window of Hemitrygon akajei chromosome 1, sHemAka1.3, whole genome shotgun sequence includes the following:
- the vamp8 gene encoding vesicle-associated membrane protein 8, with amino-acid sequence MAATAAEGPVKADRVRSLQSEVEGVKTIMSENVDRILARGEKLDDLMTKTEDLQASSEHFKTTSQKVARKYWWKNVKMIILLVVIVAIILTLIILFATGVIP; translated from the exons ATGGCAGCGACCGCG GCGGAGGGCCCTGTAAAGGCAGACCGTGTCCGGAGCCTCCAGAGTGAAGTGGAAGGAGTAAAGACCATCATGTCTGAGAATGTTGACCGGATACTGGCTCGCGGCGAGAAACTCGATGATCTCATGACCAAGACTGAGGACCTGCAGGCCAGT TCAGAACACTTCAAAACCACGTCCCAGAAAGTGGCTCGGAAATACTGGTGGAAGAACGTGAAGATGATCATCTTGCTGGTGGTCATTGTTGCTATTATCCTGACTTTGATCATTCTCTTTGCCACAGGGGTAATTCCCTAA
- the LOC140739844 gene encoding large ribosomal subunit protein uL23-like — MAPKMKKEAVPAKTEAKSKALKTKKAILKGVHSHRRKKVKTTPTFRRPKTLRLRRQPKYPRKSGPRRNKLDHYAIIKFPLTTESARKKTEDNNTLVFIVDIKANKHQIKQAVKKLYDIDVAEVNTLIRCDGEKKAYVRLAPDYDALDVANKIGII, encoded by the coding sequence ATGGCTCCGAAGATGAAGAAGGAAGCTGTCCCTGCCAAGACTGAAGCTAAATCTAAAGCCTTGAAGACTAAGAAGGCCATTTTGAAAGGTGTTCACAGTCACAGGCGGAAGAAAGTTAAGACAACACCCACCTTCAGGAGACCAAAGACACTCAGATTGAGAAGGCAGCCCAAGTATCCCAGAAAGAGTGGTCCCAGGAGGAACAAGTTGGATCATTACGCTATTATTAAATTCCCTCTCACCACTGAGTCTGCTAGGAAGAAAACTGAGGACAACAATACCTTGGTTTTCATTGTTGATATAAAAGCCAACAAGCACCAAATCAAACAGGCTGTTAAGAAACTGTATGACATTGATGTAGCCGAAGTCAACACGCTTATCAGGTGTGATGGTGAAAAGAAAGCCTATGTACGCCTGGCCCCAGACTATGATGCATTGGATGTCGCTAATAAGATTGGCATCATCTGA